From the genome of Perca fluviatilis chromosome 1, GENO_Pfluv_1.0, whole genome shotgun sequence, one region includes:
- the LOC120564640 gene encoding E3 ubiquitin/ISG15 ligase TRIM25-like, with amino-acid sequence MAAANCLPSEDQFLCSICRDVFTDPVTIPCGHNFCKTCITEHWDTNDQYLCPMCKKVFDTKPELHVNTSLSEMVAQFRQSAQQKASSSSSEQQVSKPGEVPCDVCTGTKLKALKSCQVCLISYCETHLEPHLTMSRLKRHQLIDPVENLEGRMCTKHDKPLELFCKTDQTCVCMLCTVLDHKMHDVVPLKEGQEEKKAELGKTEAEIQQMIQKRRLKIQEIKHSVDLSEEDADREIAEGVQVFISLTESGEQEISELMKRSTEVEQVLRSEDHLHLLQSVQQTSPTKDWTEVSVRPSSYEGTVVKAVAQLEETLSKEMKKLLAESELKRVQQPTIQ; translated from the exons ATGGCTGCTGCAAACTGTCTGCCATCTGAAGATCAGTTCCTGTGCTCCATCTGTCGggatgtgttcactgatccTGTCACCATACCATGTGGTCACAACTTCTGCAAGACCTGCATCACTGAACACTGGGATACTAATGACCAGTACCTGTGTCCAATGTGTAAAAAGGTTTTCGACACAAAACCTGAGCTGCACGTCAACACTTCGCTTTCTGAGATGGTCGCTCAGTTCAGACAGTCAGCTCAacagaaagccagcagcagcagctcagagcaacaagtgtccaaaccaggagaagttccctgtgacgtctgcactggaaccaaactgaaggccctgaagtcctgccAGGTGTGTCTGATCTCCTACTGTGAGActcacctggagcctcatctgaCCATGTCACGCctgaaaagacatcagctgatcgACCCTGTGGAGAACCTGGAAGGCAGGATGTGTACGAAGCACGATAAAcctctggagctgttctgtaagaccgaccagacatgtgtctgcatgctctgcACTGTCTTAGATCACAAGATGCATGATGTTGTTCCTCTGAAAGAAGGACAGGAAGAAAAGAAGGCAGAGCTGGGGAAGACAGAGGCTGAAATCCagcagatgatccagaagagacgactgaagattcaggagatcaaacactcagtcgacctcagtgaggaagatgcagacagagagatagcagaaggtgttcaggtcttcatTTCTCTGACAGAGTCAGGAgaacaggaaatctctgagctgatgaagagaagcactgaggtggagcagGTGTTACGCTCCGAAGaccacctccatcttctccagagtGTCCAACAAACTTCACCCACCAAGGACTGGACAGAGGTCAGCGTCCGTCCATCATCATATGAGGGGACTGTGGTGAAAGCTGTGGCtcagctggaggagacactcagtaaagagatgaagaagctgctcGCTGAGtctgagctgaagagggtccagca GCCCACTATACAGTAG